One window from the genome of Nicotiana tomentosiformis chromosome 5, ASM39032v3, whole genome shotgun sequence encodes:
- the LOC138892172 gene encoding uncharacterized protein: MRLDKFTKLFPIHFSGAPSEDPQDYLYYFHEVLCNLGIVETIGVDFVVFQMTGSTKRWWQDYVLNRPAGSPSLTWDQFSQLFLEKIIPFTLREVYRRQFERLQQGSMAVTQYETRFVDLACHAVILLLIERGRVRRFIDGLTLSIRLQMAKETEDDISFSRVVEITRRPRWLVVKRGGGI; the protein is encoded by the coding sequence atgagattggacaagttcacaaagctcttccctattcacttcagtggtgcaccttctgaggacccacaagattacttGTACTATTTCCATGAGGTGTTATGCAAtttgggtattgttgagaccatAGGGGTCGACTTTGTAGTGTTCCAGATGACCGGTTCTACCAAGAGATGGTGGCAAGATTATGTGCTGAACAGACCAGCTGGTTCACcttcacttacctgggatcaattttcgcagctatttctggagaagatTATTCCTTTCACACTGAGAGAGGTGtaccgtaggcagtttgagcgtcttcagcaggGCAGCATGGCTGTTACCCAATATGAGACTCGATTTGTTGACCTAGCATGCCATGCAGTTATCTTACTCCTTATTGAGAGGgggagagtgaggagattcattgatggacttacTTTAAGTattaggctacagatggccaaggagaccgaagatgatatttcattttcaagggTCGTAGAGATTACTAGACGACCAAGATGGCTCGTGGTCAAGAGAGGGGGTGgtatctga